From Cryobacterium sp. GrIS_2_6:
ACTCCGTGCTCTCCAACGCCGTGATCGAAGACGTCGTCGGCATCCACGTCGTGGGCGCAGAGAGCACAGTCGGGGTCTCCGCCTGATGCGAATCGGCGTCGTCACCTTCCCCGGATCGCTCGACGACCGTGACGCGCAGCGCGCGATCCGGATCGCGGGCGCCGAACCCGTCGCGCTCTGGCACGGCGAGCACGACCTCCGCGGTGTCGACGCGATCGTGCTGCCCGGCGGCTTCAGCTACGGCGACTACCTGCGCGCGGGCGCGATCGCGAGCCTCTCGCCGATCATGGCCGAGGTCATCGACGCCGCGAACGGCGGCATGCCGGTGCTCGGTATCTGCAACGGTTTCCAGATGCTCACCGAGGCGCACCTGCTCGAGGGCGGGCTGATCCGCAACGACCACGGCTCGTTCATCTGCCGCGACCAGCAGCTGCGCGTCGAGAACACCGACACCGTCTGGACCAGCGGCTTCGCGAGCGGCCAGGAGATCACCATCCCCCTGAAGAACGGCGAGGGCGGCTTCATCGCCTCCGCCGCGACCCTCGCCGAGCTCGAAGGCGAAGGCCGCGTCGTCGTGCGCTACGTCGGACTGAACCCGAACGGCTCCCTCAATGACATCGCCGGCATCACCAACGCCCGCGGCAACGTCGTCGGCCTGATGCCGCACCCCGAACACGCGGTCGAGGCCGGCTTCGGCCCCGACACCGCGTCCGCGATGCGCAGCGGCACCGACGGACTCACGTTCTTCACCTCGGCGATCGAGCGGATGCTCGCGAGCGCGTAACCCGCGCCCCGCAGTGCCCAGTCCCGCGAAAGCGGGTGAATCGTCGTTTTCAGTGCCGCAGAACGACGATTCACCCGCTTTCGCGAACAGGGGGCTGGGTTTAGACGGCGGCGGATGCCTCCCACAGGTTGATGCCGGCGTCGATGGCGTGAGCGTCGATCGCGTTGAGCTCCGCGGCAGTGAACTTCAGGTTCTCCACGGCGGCGACGTTGGCCTCGAGCTGCGCGACCGAGGACGCCCCGATCAGCGCCGACGTCACCTCCGGGCGCCGCAGCACCCAGGCGAGGGCGAGCTGCGCGAGCGACTGCCCGCGCGCCTCGGCGATATCGGTGAGGGCACGGATGTGGACGAGCGTCTCGTCGCTGACCATGTCGCGTTTCATCGACCCGGCCCGCGCCGCCCGCGAGTCCGCGGGCACCCCGTGCAGGTACCGGTCGGTGAGCAGCCCCTGGGCGAGCGGAGAGAAAGCGATGCAGCCGACGCCGAGGTCCTCGAGGGTGATCAGCAGGTCGTCCTCGACCCAGCGGTTGAACATCGAGTACGAGGGCTGGTGGATGAGCAGCGGCGTGCCGAGGTCGGCGAGGATCGCCGCGGCCTGCCGGGTGCGCTCTGGCGAGTACGAGGAGATCCCGGCGTAGAGGGCACGGCCGCTCGTGACGGCGGTGTGCAGCGCGCCCATGGTCTCCTCGAGCGGGGTGTCCGGGTCGGCGCGGTGCGAGTAGAACACGTCGACGTAGTCGAGGCCCATCCGGCCGAGGGACTGGTCGAGGCTCGCGAGCAGCGACTTACGCGATCCCCATTCGCCGTACGGGCCCGCCCACATGTCGTAGCCGGCCTTGGTCGAGATGACGAGCTCGTCGCGGTGCGGCCGGAAGTCCTGCTTCAGGTGAATCCCGAAGTTGGACTCCGCGCTCCCGTACGGCGGGCCGTAGTTGTTGGCGAGGTCGAAGTGCGTCACGCCGAGGTCGAAGGCGCGGCGCAGGATCGCTCGCTGCGTCTCGAGCGGGGTGACCCCGCCGAAGTTCTGCCACAGCCCGAGCGAAACGGCCGGGAGCTTGAGGCCGCTCTTCCCGGTGCGGCGGTAGGGCATGGACTCGTATCTGGTTTCAGCCGGAAGGTAGGTCATCCCTTCATCGTGCCACGGTGCATCCGCTCGCGCAGGGGGGTGCCCGCCGCGGGGGTCAGGACCCACTCTGTGCGTTGCCTCGTACAACGGATGCCGACGGTCCAGCAGCCGGAGCTGGGCCGCAGATCCGGTGAGCTCGCGTGCCACAAGGGCAGCAGCGCCGGCCTCCGGGTGACGCCCCAGCCTGCGGAGCAGCTCGGCCGGGTCGCGTGGAACCAGAAGTAGTCGTCGAGGCCGCCGATCCGGTCGA
This genomic window contains:
- the mgrA gene encoding L-glyceraldehyde 3-phosphate reductase, translated to MTYLPAETRYESMPYRRTGKSGLKLPAVSLGLWQNFGGVTPLETQRAILRRAFDLGVTHFDLANNYGPPYGSAESNFGIHLKQDFRPHRDELVISTKAGYDMWAGPYGEWGSRKSLLASLDQSLGRMGLDYVDVFYSHRADPDTPLEETMGALHTAVTSGRALYAGISSYSPERTRQAAAILADLGTPLLIHQPSYSMFNRWVEDDLLITLEDLGVGCIAFSPLAQGLLTDRYLHGVPADSRAARAGSMKRDMVSDETLVHIRALTDIAEARGQSLAQLALAWVLRRPEVTSALIGASSVAQLEANVAAVENLKFTAAELNAIDAHAIDAGINLWEASAAV
- the purQ gene encoding phosphoribosylformylglycinamidine synthase subunit PurQ, producing MRIGVVTFPGSLDDRDAQRAIRIAGAEPVALWHGEHDLRGVDAIVLPGGFSYGDYLRAGAIASLSPIMAEVIDAANGGMPVLGICNGFQMLTEAHLLEGGLIRNDHGSFICRDQQLRVENTDTVWTSGFASGQEITIPLKNGEGGFIASAATLAELEGEGRVVVRYVGLNPNGSLNDIAGITNARGNVVGLMPHPEHAVEAGFGPDTASAMRSGTDGLTFFTSAIERMLASA